A genome region from Ctenopharyngodon idella isolate HZGC_01 chromosome 5, HZGC01, whole genome shotgun sequence includes the following:
- the si:dkey-17o15.2 gene encoding uncharacterized protein si:dkey-17o15.2 isoform X1, whose product MGENEVQMENTEQMQESHASSSDKIDLSLDDIIKLNKKEQKANRAANRAKSKRAANRNNVLKKLNQVPQQQRDLGRGAQQYQGPGRLRGLRRQRGSRRGMVSRGGSLNRATAMTGGQFDQTTFTSRGTFRGRGRGRGRGGGLSRGAMSSRGQRGGRPFVLDRGFSATKMAEKLQKYQKIRSQRTEPSVSTLTVSLPNATSAPVTVTTPNQARRGGAVLRGRSSRGASTSSPKGIPLQFNYKATTNQTAVSLNDRFTDLRFRGRGRGRGSGRGRGAVGGGGRGGGRGSAFVGGRGRGRGNTIGPGRGRGRGNIISAGRGRGNIVGGGRGRGRGGVGDTRGGRGLRRGRGGSRGAGRTVTLQ is encoded by the exons ATGGGGGAGAATGAGGTACAGATGGAGAACACAGAGCAGATGCAGGAGTCTCACGCTTCAAGCTCGGACAAAATCGACTTGTCATTAG ATGACATTATAAAGCTGAATAAGAAAGAGCAGAAGGCAAACAGAGCTGCGAACAGAGCTAAAAGTAAACGTGCTGCTAACAGGAACAACGTCTTGAAGAAACTCAACCAGGTTCCACAGCAGCAGAGGGATCTCGGACGAGGAGCGCAACAGTACCAAG GTCCTGGCAGGTTGAGAGGTTTGAGGAGACAAAGGGGATCCCGTAGGGGCATGGTGTCAAGAGGGGGTTCACTAAACAGAGCCACTGCCATG ACCGGTGGACAGTTTGATCAGACCACATTCACATCGAGGGGGACATTCAGAGGACGAGGAAGAGGTAGAGGAAGAGGAGGCGGACTGAGCAG ggGTGCAATGTCATCAAGAGGACAACGGGGTGGAAGACCATTTGTATTAGATAGAGGG TTTTCTGCCACAAAAATGGCTGAGAAATTACAAAAGTATCAGAAAATAAGAAG TCAAAGAACAGAACCATCTGTCTCAACACTGACAGTTTCCCTGCCAAATGCTACATCTGCACCTGTCACTGT GACAACACCTAATCAGGCTAGGAGGGGTGGGGCAGTGTTAAGGGGCAGATCGTCTAGAGGAGCCAGTACTTCTTCACCTAAGGGGATTCCTCTGCAGTTTAACTACAAAGCAACCACTAACCAG ACTGCCGTATCCCTCAATGACCGTTTCACTGACCTGAGGTTCAGAGGGCGAGGACGAGGAAGGGGCagtggaagaggaagaggagctGTTGGAGGAGGCGGACGAGGCGGAGGAAGAGGAAGTGCTTTTGTGGGTGGACGAGGCAGAGGAAGAGGAAACACTATAGGTCCTGGAAGAGGCAGAGGAAGAGGAAACATTATAAGTGctggaagaggaagaggaaatatTGTGGGGGGTGGAAGAggcagaggaagaggaggggtTGGTGATACAAGAGGAGGACGAGGCTTGAGAAGAGGGAGGGGAGGATCAAGAGGAGCTGGTCGGACAGTAACTCTTCAGTGA
- the si:dkey-17o15.2 gene encoding UAP56-interacting factor isoform X2, translated as MGENEVQMENTEQMQESHASSSDKIDLSLDDIIKLNKKEQKANRAANRAKSKRAANRNNVLKKLNQVPQQQRDLGRGAQQYQGPGRLRGLRRQRGSRRGMVSRGGSLNRATAMTGGQFDQTTFTSRGTFRGRGRGRGRGGGLSRNRVLLER; from the exons ATGGGGGAGAATGAGGTACAGATGGAGAACACAGAGCAGATGCAGGAGTCTCACGCTTCAAGCTCGGACAAAATCGACTTGTCATTAG ATGACATTATAAAGCTGAATAAGAAAGAGCAGAAGGCAAACAGAGCTGCGAACAGAGCTAAAAGTAAACGTGCTGCTAACAGGAACAACGTCTTGAAGAAACTCAACCAGGTTCCACAGCAGCAGAGGGATCTCGGACGAGGAGCGCAACAGTACCAAG GTCCTGGCAGGTTGAGAGGTTTGAGGAGACAAAGGGGATCCCGTAGGGGCATGGTGTCAAGAGGGGGTTCACTAAACAGAGCCACTGCCATG ACCGGTGGACAGTTTGATCAGACCACATTCACATCGAGGGGGACATTCAGAGGACGAGGAAGAGGTAGAGGAAGAGGAGGCGGACTGAGCAG GAACCGTGTTTTATTAGagaggtga